In the Glycine max cultivar Williams 82 chromosome 19, Glycine_max_v4.0, whole genome shotgun sequence genome, ACGTCGCAATCTCAACGACACCATCACAGCTCAGCAATGGAACTAGAGAGAGACACGTGGCATACCCACGATGGCGCTGTCGGTTGCAACAAGTCGTTGAGAGTTTATGAAGACACAACTTCCCTCGTTATTCCGTTCCTCACAACGCAACCGTTGTCCCTCCCCTTCCGCCGAGGAACACAAACAACAACCTCAACTTAACGGTTAGTTACTTACTTATAGCTTTTTAGTTCCTCTTTCCCAACAACAACTCTTCTTGTTTTAACCGATTCCgcgtttttgtgtttttataaaatGCTTGCGTTCTGATTTTGAATTCActttaatcattttcatttaaaagGGTAATAAACAAATtcacacttttcttttttttgtttttgtgggGGTGGAAACGAATTGTAGCATTGTGTGCATGATGGAGGAGATGAAAGTTTCTCGGCGGGTGGAGTGGTGGCAGAACATGATGTTCCCCGTTCGGAGGGTTTGGTTTGTCGTTGCCAAGCGCCTCGGCATTCGCAAAACTGGTAACtcttcttatcattttctttctttctttttatgttaGTGTGATTGTAAGTTTAGTTGGGATTTTCAATGTGTTGATGCATTTTGGATCTGTCTCTGTTCGTTAGTAATGGAGATCAATGTGTTTTAGATGTCCTTTTGGTCTAAATTAGTCTATATTTGATGAATTGTCTCTCTAATCCTCATAAGTCatcttatatttcaaatttatttagaaAGTATAAAGATTAAGACTAATTTTGATAGAAAATTGAGAgatttaaaacacatttttacctttcttaaaaaaacacacatttTACCTTTAGTTGTTTTAGTGATGGCTTCATAATCTATTCTGAAGGTTTTGATTAAGCATTTTTatgtgatttaattttaaaattggggAAAAAGGGGTTGGAGCGAAATTAATTAGCAAGTCTCCTAAACATATGGTACACCAATGTGATTTTAGTGGCAAACTTTAAGATGTTTTTCAAGAACGATACATTAAAAAGTCTAACTGGGTTGGTTGAATAGTATTGTGCATGAATTGTTGCAGTAAAAATcctattgataaaaaaagtcACAAAATTAAGGTGTTTTGGGGTCTTTGTGATTGCATGGGAATATTCAGCAAATGTTAAAAGATTACATGATGGAACTACAACCGCGACTGTAATTGAAAACCTTGTTAATTAGATTAATAATGTttgtgaaataaataaaattgcagGGTTACTGAAGCTAAGTAATGATGTGAGGGCATGCGAATATGAGGACATTCAAGTGATGTGGGAGATACTAAACAGAAACGAATCAGAGTTTGGTCGTTCTTCTAGCACTAGGAAAGGCAACAACAAGAAGGGGCATTGCTGGAAATTATTGAGGTGGGCAAGGTGTGCTCCATGCATGTGCCGCACATGATCATGATTGCTGTGTacgtgagaagaaaaaaatccaacCTATGTGTTGGTGTGGTTTTTCCTGCTTcaatcatgaataaaaaaagggTTCTGAAGGGTTTGTGTAGAACACGgttcttctttccttttgaaTCAACCAACTCAACCATATGTAAATATCAACTGCATCCACCAAGTTCGATGTGTGTGACCATCTCATACTCCATCCATGTGCTTAATTAGTGTGGTATCGAAATTGTTGTATGTGTAGTTTCTGCTGtgtttcatcatcatcatcatcttggTATGTGTTCAACCAGACGTTCATGTATTGCTTTTAGAGATCCATGAATCGTGTCTATCTCAGGCTTAATTCCAGCTTGGTTTTTGTATCAGAAAACTATATATCTGCATTCTGCAGAAGAAGGTATATAAATATGTgtagttattataaatattcgGAATCTCATGTGCATCAGATACACCTATATGCATACTAtatgttctttaatttttttcttctttttgtaatAATAGTTTACAAATTGGGTCTCAAAAACTCATCAAGATTAAAACAATTCTCACTTCACGGTTCGATTCAaactcaccttttttttttcaagataggaTGCATATCCTTCCCAAATTAATCTTTATCTGCAATTAAAACACTTGCTAATTATTTCATGTCGTAAATTTGCATTGGAATCATCTCCTCGAGAGCGGTTTATAGAGAGATGGATTATCACTATTTAAATTACTAGCTGCTCCGTGGCTAATTGCATTTCCAGAAGGAATTGAAGCACATCAAATAATCTAGAAAGTAATCAAGTATGACTTCATCTGGAGAATATACGTTATGTATGCTTGATTGTTGCATAATTGAGATTTAAATTTCTAGTTGcaaa is a window encoding:
- the LOC100305542 gene encoding uncharacterized protein LOC100305542, with translation MMEEMKVSRRVEWWQNMMFPVRRVWFVVAKRLGIRKTGLLKLSNDVRACEYEDIQVMWEILNRNESEFGRSSSTRKGNNKKGHCWKLLRWARCAPCMCRT